The Watersipora subatra chromosome 1, tzWatSuba1.1, whole genome shotgun sequence genome has a window encoding:
- the LOC137402379 gene encoding probable cysteine desulfurase → MGNDSSKKARKKRYEKFDATYSLLMKYVHDNVIGDGLVFKGPYGDRAVVYCDYTASGRPLRCIEDYISKYVYQYYANTHTSTCITAQQTSQFRQDAKQMIKKAVNAKEDDVVIFTGSGTTGAIHKLIGVLELQRHAKDMVVFVSPFEHHSNLLPWKECGATVVRIDESSRGVLDEACLEKNLKEYGGKGYRMIASFSAASNITGIMLDTVALSELCHKYGARSFWDYATAAPYLKIDMNATDMGYKDAIFVSPHKFVGGPGSPGILIAKKALFTNAVPHQAGGGTVLYVTKGQHMYVEDIESREEGGTPAIIESIRAGLCFRLKQDIGPEAIERREKFLYEEARKNWSHIAEMIILGASSSRLPIFSFIIKYDDQDNSRYLHHNFVAILLNDLFGIQARGGCACAGPYAEGLLGIQGADFTVFLQGDEASTNGSTGGKFKDSEQVKTLVERFSRVSRRLKKGFCTDDEDDNSNDSGNDDNCGDSFCENQQGKASGKNLGHLEIMKPGFVRLNLPYFMNAKEFNYVIQAIRLLAKNARKLLPLYQFNPKTGEWKHRDHLNSILNLKDVTFTEKIEAGNHPKAPRVRRLTDKYFQGCLDFARDVFKNASAWCAGVNTSTDVKLKNIIPENKHDFIWFVEPWEAAEDPRAANSDPKTATMVTSRRIFNPRQMSILSNKSSRSSLSSTGPSSKTKLKSNKKKDGRNRKPITVKDSRNPKSIVEEGNRNPKPNVEEDNRNLESIEEEGNLD, encoded by the exons ATGGGTAATGATTCATCTAAGAAAGCAAGAAAAAAACGATACGAAAAGTTTGATGCCACTTATTCTTTGTTGATGAAATACGTTCATGACAATGTTATCGGCGATGGACTGGTATTTAAAGGGCCGTATGGAGATCGCGCCG TGGTGTATTGCGACTACACGGCTTCTGGAAG ACCTTTGAGGTGTATAGAAGACTACATAAGCAAGTATGTCTATCAATACTATGCCAACACTCATACCAGCACTTGCATAACTGCGCAGCAAACAAGTCAGTTCAGACAAGATGCCAA GCAGATGATAAAGAAGGCGGTGAATGCCAAGGAAGACGATGTTGTAATCTTCACGGGTAGCGGAACGACGGGGGCCATACACAAACTGATCGGGGTGCTAGAATTGCAGCGGCACGCAAAAGATATG GTGGTGTTTGTCAGCCCGTTTGAGCACCACTCGAATCTGCTGCCATGGAAGGAATGTGGAGCTACAGTCGTGAGGATTGATGAGAGTTCACGTGGAGTTCTTGATGAGGCCTGCTTAGAGAAGAACCTTAAG GAATATGGAGGGAAGGGTTACCGAATGATAGCTTCATTCAGCGCTGCCAGCAACATAACCGGTATAATGTTAGACACTGTGGCTCTGTCCGAGCTCTGCCATAAATATGGAGCTCGTTCCTTTTGGGATTATGCTACAGCTGCGCCGTATCTCAAGATTGACATGAATGCAACAGACATGGG ATATAAGGATGCAATTTTTGTCTCGCCTCATAAGTTCGTAGGAGGCCCAGGATCACCAGGAATCTTAATTGCGAAGAAGGCCCTTTTCACCAACGCAGTTCCACATCAGGCTGGAGGAGGAACAGTATTATAT GTGACAAAAGGCCAGCACATGTATGTAGAAGACATTGAAAGTCGTGAAGAAGGAGGAACCCCTGCCATTATTGAGTCGATCCGTGCTGGTCTCTGTTTCAGACTTAAACAG GATATTGGTCCTGAAGCTATTGAAAGAAGAGAAAAGTTTCTTTATGAAGAAGCACGGAAAAATTGGAGTCACATCGCAGAGATGATAATACTAGGGGCCAGTTCAAGCAGGCTGCCGATATTTTCCTTTATCATTAA ATATGACGATCAGGATAACTCCCGATACCTTCATCACAACTTTGTTGCGATTCTCCTCAATGACCTCTTCGGTATTCAGGCTAGAGGAGGCTGTGCATGTGCTGGTCCGTATGCTGAG GGCTTACTTGGTATACAGGGAGCAGATTTTACAGTCTTTCTTCAAGGAGATGAGGCGAGCACTAATGGAAGCACAGGCGGAAAATT CAAAGACAGCGAACAGGTTAAGACTCTCGTAGAGAGATTCAGTCGTGTAAGCAGACGACTAAAGAAAGG ATTTTGTACCGACGATGAGGATGATAACAGTAATGATAGTGGCAATGATGACAACTGTGGTGACAGCTTTTGTGAGAACCAGCAAGGAAAAGCATCAGGAAAAAACCTTGGCCACCTTGAGATAATGAA GCCAGGATTTGTGCGACTGAACCTTCCATATTTCATGAATGCCAAGGAGTTCAATTATGTGATACAAGCAATTCGGCTGCTGGCAAAAAATGCCAGGAAACTCCTTCCTCTT TACCAGTTCAATCCCAAAACTGGAGAATGGAAGCATCGAGACCATCTCAACTCCATTTTGAATCTCAAGGATGTAACATTTACAGAGAAAATTGAAGCCGGTAACCACCCAAAGGCACCCCGTGTAAGGCGTCTAACTGACAAGTACTTCCAA GGTTGTCTGGACTTTGCTCGAGATGTGTTCAAAAACGCAAGTGCCTGGTGTGCG GGTGTCAACACATCAACAGACGTGAAACTGAAAAATATCATCCCAGAAAATAAGCATGACTTTATTTGGTTTGTGGAGCCCTGGGAGGCAGCCGAAGATCCAAGGGCGGCTAACAGTGATCCAA AGACGGCAACAATGGTAACAAGCAGAAGAATATTCAACCCACGACAAATGAGCATACTCAGCAATAAGTCATCCCGTAGCAGCCTCAGTTCAACCGGACCATCTagcaaaacaaaactcaaatcTAACAAGAAAAAGGATGGTAGAAACCGCAAGCCTATCACGGTAAAAGATAGTAGAAACCCAAAGTCTATCGTGGAAGAAGGTAATAGAAACCCCAAGCCTAACGTGGAAGAAGATAATAGAAACCTCGAATCTATCGAGGAGGAAGGCAATCTCGACTGA